Proteins encoded by one window of Candidatus Sumerlaea chitinivorans:
- a CDS encoding Aminomethyltransferase (glycine cleavage system T protein) — MQKTALYDKHVELGATITEFNGWLMPLFYTSITEEHHATRRAVGLFDLCHMGRILVRGTKAFEFLNWLTPARLREARVGQVLYSFLLTDKGTPLDDITIYVGSDWFLLVVNAGNCARALEWLASHAQEYEGVEVRDLSEQIGMMAVQGPRSDAVLQAFCGEKWEPLRYYTFSGETHWDSAGSTLISATGYTGEWGYELFLPAHELVAAWDKVLAAVREQGGQPAGLGARDSLRLEAAMPLYGHELSEEITPLEAGLGKFIDWEKEFLGKQALVAQRDAGIARRLVGLEMQQRGPVPRHGYRVLARDQRSIGLITSGLHSPTLGKNIAMALVKAEETTLGNEVLVEIRGSLYPMIIVKRPFYKRSETQ, encoded by the coding sequence ATGCAAAAAACAGCTTTATACGATAAACACGTGGAGCTTGGGGCCACCATTACAGAATTTAATGGCTGGCTCATGCCCCTTTTCTATACGAGTATCACCGAGGAGCATCACGCGACACGGCGAGCAGTGGGGCTATTCGACCTGTGTCACATGGGGCGAATTCTTGTGCGCGGGACGAAAGCTTTCGAGTTCTTGAATTGGCTCACGCCGGCGCGCTTGCGCGAAGCGAGGGTTGGACAAGTTCTTTATTCATTCCTGCTCACCGACAAGGGAACCCCACTGGATGACATTACGATCTATGTGGGAAGCGACTGGTTTCTCCTCGTGGTGAATGCAGGCAATTGTGCCCGAGCGCTTGAGTGGCTTGCCTCCCATGCGCAAGAGTACGAGGGGGTGGAAGTTCGCGATCTTTCTGAGCAAATCGGAATGATGGCGGTGCAAGGGCCGCGAAGTGACGCGGTACTCCAAGCTTTTTGTGGGGAGAAGTGGGAGCCCTTGCGATACTATACGTTCTCGGGGGAGACCCATTGGGATTCCGCTGGCTCCACGCTGATTTCGGCAACCGGATACACGGGCGAATGGGGGTACGAGCTATTTCTCCCTGCCCACGAATTAGTCGCTGCATGGGACAAGGTCTTGGCCGCTGTGCGCGAACAAGGAGGACAACCAGCCGGGCTTGGGGCACGCGATTCCTTGCGTCTTGAGGCGGCAATGCCCTTGTATGGCCACGAACTTTCGGAGGAGATTACCCCCCTTGAGGCCGGATTAGGGAAATTCATTGATTGGGAAAAGGAATTTTTGGGCAAGCAGGCGCTCGTGGCTCAACGCGACGCGGGGATCGCACGCCGGTTGGTTGGTCTCGAGATGCAGCAACGTGGGCCAGTCCCGCGGCATGGGTATCGAGTTTTAGCTCGTGACCAGAGATCTATTGGGTTAATCACAAGTGGCCTGCATTCCCCAACACTGGGAAAGAATATTGCCATGGCTCTTGTGAAGGCTGAGGAGACGACCCTTGGCAACGAAGTGCTGGTTGAGATTCGAGGCAGCCTTTACCCAATGATCATTGTGAAGAGGCCATTTTACAAAAGGAGTGAAACACAATGA
- a CDS encoding Glycine cleavage system H protein: MTSEDIRFTRSHEWARRGEQITVGITDYAVEQLNKEIVFVELPQVGKQVKAGEAFGVIEAVKTAADLYAPVSGTVTEVNSELTDNPSLLAEDPYGKGWIAKIAPSAPNEWDQLLSETDYKNVIQSEEQH; this comes from the coding sequence ATGACATCCGAGGACATTCGTTTTACCCGCTCGCACGAATGGGCGCGGCGCGGTGAACAGATAACCGTTGGAATTACGGACTACGCCGTGGAGCAGCTAAACAAGGAGATTGTTTTTGTCGAACTTCCCCAAGTCGGAAAGCAAGTAAAAGCCGGAGAGGCCTTTGGAGTGATTGAGGCGGTTAAGACGGCAGCTGATCTTTACGCGCCGGTGAGTGGAACCGTGACAGAGGTCAATTCCGAGCTAACCGACAATCCATCCCTTCTCGCCGAGGATCCGTATGGAAAGGGGTGGATCGCAAAGATTGCCCCTTCCGCCCCAAACGAATGGGATCAGCTTCTATCAGAAACTGACTACAAGAATGTGATTCAGAGTGAGGAACAGCATTGA
- a CDS encoding Glycine dehydrogenase [decarboxylating] (glycine cleavage system P1 protein) has product MKRNPYVQNTEQQTHEMLSTVGVASIEELFREQVPAELLQGATFQLPPPLHEMDLLREVRSIASQNTTLRQALSFLGGGIYEHFIPAALEPIVNRSEFVTSYTPYQPEASQGTLQVFFEYQTLMARLFQMDVSNASLYDGASALGEAVLLAIGVKPDRREIVIPETLHPHYRELVTTYLRWFDVEVRVVPMDHGRTSLAAVDAMCSERTAAVVVQQPNYLGCLEEVFEISRIAKGSGAMLIAVADPISLGLLAPPGAYDADVAVGEGQPLGMRPAFGGETLGIFTCRNEYVRRMPGRLVGLTTDRQGRRGYVLTLQTREQHIRREKATSNICTNHAHNALRATVYLALLGPQGLRWVARRCARNLNYFRTLLRNVSPSAEAFPDVPCFKEVVVRTKIPAREVVKQLASRNIFAGVALDHLGEHFQYDLLIAVTELRTDPEIERFVAALQEFV; this is encoded by the coding sequence TTGAAGCGCAATCCCTACGTCCAGAACACCGAACAGCAGACCCACGAGATGTTATCAACGGTCGGAGTTGCTTCCATCGAAGAGCTGTTTCGGGAGCAAGTGCCTGCCGAATTGTTACAGGGAGCGACCTTCCAGCTCCCGCCACCCCTCCATGAGATGGATCTTCTCCGCGAAGTGCGGTCAATTGCATCGCAGAACACCACACTACGCCAAGCACTGTCTTTTCTGGGGGGAGGCATTTACGAACATTTCATTCCGGCGGCATTGGAACCTATTGTGAACCGGAGTGAGTTTGTAACTTCCTACACTCCGTATCAGCCAGAGGCGAGCCAAGGCACATTGCAGGTATTCTTCGAGTATCAGACGCTCATGGCTCGGCTTTTTCAGATGGATGTCTCCAATGCATCCCTCTATGATGGTGCGTCTGCTCTTGGGGAAGCCGTGTTGTTGGCCATCGGTGTGAAGCCAGATCGGCGGGAAATCGTAATCCCAGAAACCCTACACCCCCACTACCGCGAACTGGTAACCACGTATTTGCGTTGGTTCGATGTCGAGGTGCGGGTCGTCCCAATGGACCATGGCCGCACTTCTCTCGCAGCGGTAGATGCGATGTGTAGCGAGCGCACCGCTGCCGTGGTCGTTCAGCAACCCAACTACTTGGGTTGTTTAGAGGAAGTTTTTGAAATCAGCCGAATTGCCAAAGGGTCTGGCGCAATGCTGATTGCTGTGGCAGATCCAATTTCGTTAGGCCTGCTCGCTCCGCCCGGCGCGTACGATGCAGATGTGGCAGTCGGAGAGGGTCAGCCCTTGGGGATGCGACCTGCCTTTGGCGGAGAGACGCTGGGTATTTTTACCTGCCGCAATGAGTATGTGCGAAGGATGCCGGGACGTCTCGTCGGGCTTACCACAGACCGGCAAGGCCGCCGAGGGTATGTTCTGACCCTTCAAACCCGCGAGCAGCATATTCGGCGCGAGAAGGCGACCTCGAATATCTGCACAAACCATGCCCACAACGCCCTTCGGGCGACAGTCTATCTTGCCTTGCTGGGACCTCAGGGCTTGCGATGGGTTGCCCGCCGATGTGCTCGGAACCTCAACTATTTTCGAACGCTTCTGCGCAACGTGTCGCCATCGGCTGAGGCATTTCCTGATGTGCCATGCTTCAAAGAGGTGGTAGTGCGCACCAAGATACCAGCGCGTGAGGTGGTCAAGCAGCTTGCAAGTCGGAACATCTTTGCTGGAGTCGCCTTGGACCATTTAGGGGAACACTTCCAGTACGACTTGCTGATTGCCGTGACAGAGCTTCGGACCGATCCCGAGATTGAGAGATTCGTCGCAGCCCTTCAGGAGTTCGTGTAA
- a CDS encoding Glycine dehydrogenase [decarboxylating] (glycine cleavage system P2 protein), protein MCTVPSLFEQDAKGRIGADLPDEPSDTGEHLAQAIPAHLLRSGSLPIPELSEPAVVRHFTRLSSRVLGVDTTFYPLGSCTMKYNPKVNEVAASLEGFTHVHPAQPQSTVQGVLRICYELQEALGTLTGLPAVSLQPPAGAHGEFTALLMIRAYFEDRGESQRREVIIPDTAHGTNPASAARCGFVPVALKSSSRGRIDPKQLADLVGPQTACLMITNPNTLGLFEDQITEVAELVHQAGALIYMDGANFNALVARVRPADCGADLMHINLHKTFSVPHGGGGPGAGPICVREFLRPYLPTPRVEKTEERYCLTTNHPKSIGRVRSFLGNVLNVVRSYTYIRQLGVEGLRDVSGHAVLNANYLLALLHEAFEVPFGRRCMHEFVLSATRQKHNGVKAMDIAKKLLDYGFHPPTTYFPLIVPEALMVEPTETENQETLVAFAQAMLEIARLAEETPHEVTSAPRTTPVDRLDELAAARNPVLVWPQNPCEQT, encoded by the coding sequence ATGTGTACCGTACCCTCCCTATTCGAACAAGATGCCAAGGGGCGGATCGGAGCGGACCTGCCCGACGAGCCTTCGGACACAGGCGAGCACCTTGCCCAAGCAATCCCAGCCCACCTCCTTCGAAGTGGGTCCTTGCCCATTCCGGAGTTGAGTGAGCCAGCTGTCGTCCGCCATTTCACTCGTCTCTCAAGTCGGGTGCTCGGTGTGGACACAACGTTTTACCCCCTTGGTTCCTGCACCATGAAATACAACCCCAAGGTGAACGAAGTGGCCGCTTCGCTGGAGGGATTTACCCATGTTCATCCCGCCCAGCCCCAGAGCACGGTTCAGGGGGTGTTGCGGATTTGCTATGAATTACAGGAGGCGCTGGGGACTCTCACCGGGTTACCAGCCGTGTCGTTACAACCACCAGCTGGAGCTCATGGCGAGTTTACAGCTCTCCTCATGATTCGAGCGTACTTTGAGGACCGAGGAGAATCGCAGCGTCGAGAGGTCATTATTCCGGACACAGCCCATGGAACGAATCCAGCCTCCGCAGCGCGTTGTGGGTTTGTGCCTGTCGCACTTAAATCATCGAGTCGAGGTCGGATCGACCCAAAGCAGTTAGCGGATCTGGTTGGACCACAGACAGCCTGCTTAATGATAACCAACCCCAATACCCTTGGTTTGTTCGAGGACCAAATCACAGAGGTTGCTGAGCTGGTTCATCAAGCCGGCGCGCTGATTTATATGGATGGAGCAAATTTCAATGCGCTGGTGGCACGTGTTCGGCCGGCCGACTGTGGGGCGGATCTCATGCACATCAATCTGCATAAGACATTTTCCGTTCCGCACGGCGGCGGTGGCCCGGGTGCTGGCCCAATTTGTGTGCGCGAGTTTCTACGACCCTACCTCCCAACGCCGCGAGTTGAAAAAACGGAAGAAAGATACTGCCTGACGACAAATCATCCAAAATCTATAGGGCGGGTACGGTCATTTTTGGGAAATGTGCTGAACGTGGTCCGCAGTTATACGTACATCCGCCAGCTCGGTGTCGAAGGACTACGCGACGTCAGTGGCCATGCCGTATTGAATGCAAACTATCTCTTGGCACTTTTGCATGAGGCGTTTGAGGTTCCGTTTGGCCGTCGCTGCATGCACGAGTTTGTTCTGAGTGCGACCCGCCAGAAACATAATGGCGTCAAAGCAATGGATATCGCAAAGAAGCTTCTCGATTATGGCTTCCACCCGCCAACAACCTATTTCCCTCTTATTGTGCCAGAGGCTCTGATGGTGGAACCAACGGAAACTGAAAATCAGGAAACGTTGGTTGCGTTCGCACAAGCGATGCTTGAAATTGCTCGTCTGGCGGAAGAAACGCCGCATGAGGTCACTTCTGCACCCCGGACGACGCCGGTGGATCGCTTAGACGAGTTGGCAGCGGCGAGGAACCCAGTTCTGGTGTGGCCGCAAAATCCCTGTGAGCAGACGTAA
- a CDS encoding Serine/threonine protein kinase related protein yields the protein MRGYSERFRTAWRGRRFGSRPLPRLLFVVFLLALCSGAEALHAQTTFTFVQITDTHIGVSEADRKLRQTLTDIQKTFPDTAFIINTGDLTEMGTRDELTTYMSIIRETTIPVYNVPGNHDVRWSETGKGGFREIVGPTYQQFDYENLRFILLDTSMLCEHHGHFDQMQLERLETALQSMPTSMSAVLCFHHPPLISGNVDNDFDFAELIRRYNVPLVLVGHGHNFTRYHYNGTTYVLGGSTSYAYVLGDRAYRAFQVSPDGILPYKRVVKTDRLTSESMIPRTRAPSYYGEITLSASHKDGNGRIRGRIATTAPLRVKSATYQFDRGRRLPLEVSPSGKFEILVPGMAPGYHQLNVMFVDDKKTTHLRVANFRTDLLDKDGRPQPPTIRRIFTLPSGIQSSPVVDGRLLFIGCNDGAFRAFDLVSGELLWQQPTGAEIISTPAVSEGRVVVGSNDGYVYCFDKTTGGVLWKHRAQKAVMASPLIAEGKVFVGDGEGILHALDLRSGQLLWQFRAKKMIKMRPAYAGGSLFFGAWDNAFYSVNAKDGQLRWAVPVSSTSQFSAATAHPITTGTRVIFTSHDYKIRCLDQKTGAHLWLYEPEPSELGPSYSAFVVSGNTLFSTSLSGRVVGFDALSGKKVFDVNVRPEYPDALFDSAPSFDGRYLYVGSTGGYLYCVDTHVPRVAWKVALQPGFIFSQPVLWGDHVLVATTEGKIFEILAPQLEPAPTDPLHQIRQIPGTKK from the coding sequence GTGAGGGGATACTCTGAGAGATTTCGTACAGCTTGGCGAGGACGGCGCTTCGGTTCACGTCCATTGCCCCGGCTGCTATTCGTAGTTTTTCTTTTGGCTCTGTGTTCGGGTGCAGAGGCTCTCCATGCCCAGACGACTTTTACTTTTGTGCAAATTACCGACACGCACATTGGTGTCTCTGAAGCAGATCGAAAGCTCAGGCAGACGCTGACGGATATTCAAAAAACGTTTCCAGACACTGCCTTCATCATCAATACCGGCGACCTCACGGAGATGGGGACACGTGATGAGCTCACGACCTATATGTCGATCATCCGGGAAACGACGATCCCCGTGTACAACGTCCCGGGAAACCACGACGTTCGGTGGTCGGAGACGGGAAAGGGGGGATTTCGTGAGATTGTTGGGCCAACCTACCAACAATTCGACTACGAGAATCTTCGCTTTATCCTTCTCGACACATCCATGCTGTGTGAGCACCACGGCCATTTTGACCAAATGCAGCTTGAACGTTTGGAGACAGCCCTACAGAGCATGCCAACGTCCATGAGTGCTGTGCTATGCTTTCATCACCCACCCCTCATCAGCGGCAATGTGGACAATGATTTCGATTTTGCGGAACTGATCCGCCGCTATAATGTTCCTCTCGTTCTTGTGGGCCACGGGCACAATTTTACCCGTTATCACTACAATGGGACGACCTACGTTTTGGGCGGCTCCACTTCTTATGCCTACGTCCTGGGTGACCGGGCCTACCGCGCCTTTCAAGTCTCCCCTGACGGGATTCTTCCTTACAAAAGAGTGGTGAAGACGGATCGTTTGACGAGCGAATCCATGATTCCACGAACGCGAGCCCCCTCTTATTACGGGGAGATCACTCTTTCGGCCAGCCACAAAGACGGAAACGGGCGAATTCGTGGAAGAATTGCAACGACGGCTCCCCTGAGGGTCAAATCCGCTACCTACCAATTTGATCGCGGCCGACGCCTCCCATTAGAGGTGAGCCCTTCAGGCAAATTTGAAATTCTGGTTCCCGGTATGGCGCCCGGCTATCATCAGCTAAATGTCATGTTTGTGGATGACAAGAAGACAACCCATCTTCGGGTGGCGAACTTTCGAACAGATTTATTGGATAAAGATGGGCGTCCTCAGCCGCCAACGATTCGTCGAATCTTTACTCTGCCATCCGGGATCCAGAGCTCTCCTGTCGTGGACGGCCGACTTCTTTTCATCGGGTGCAATGACGGAGCATTTCGTGCGTTCGATCTGGTGAGTGGTGAACTTTTGTGGCAACAGCCGACGGGAGCGGAGATCATTTCGACGCCGGCGGTATCCGAAGGAAGAGTGGTGGTGGGTTCGAATGACGGCTATGTCTATTGCTTCGACAAGACCACTGGTGGGGTTCTGTGGAAGCACCGTGCTCAAAAAGCCGTCATGGCCTCACCTTTAATTGCTGAGGGCAAAGTGTTTGTCGGCGACGGGGAAGGTATCCTGCACGCCTTGGATTTGAGAAGTGGGCAACTGCTTTGGCAATTCCGTGCCAAAAAGATGATCAAAATGCGGCCCGCCTATGCCGGGGGCAGCCTGTTCTTTGGAGCATGGGACAATGCATTTTATAGCGTGAATGCTAAAGATGGTCAGTTGCGATGGGCTGTCCCTGTTTCTTCGACGAGTCAATTTTCAGCTGCAACCGCGCACCCGATCACCACTGGAACACGCGTCATTTTCACTTCGCATGACTATAAGATTCGTTGTCTTGATCAGAAAACAGGCGCTCACTTGTGGCTTTATGAACCCGAGCCATCAGAGCTTGGACCAAGCTACTCGGCTTTTGTCGTTAGTGGTAACACGCTGTTTTCAACTTCTCTTAGCGGTCGCGTCGTGGGCTTCGATGCCCTGTCGGGAAAGAAAGTGTTCGACGTAAACGTGCGTCCCGAGTATCCCGACGCCCTGTTTGATTCGGCTCCGAGTTTTGACGGTCGGTATCTCTATGTTGGATCCACCGGCGGCTACCTCTACTGTGTGGATACACATGTGCCTCGCGTGGCATGGAAGGTCGCATTGCAGCCGGGATTTATCTTTTCTCAGCCAGTACTCTGGGGAGATCATGTACTGGTGGCGACCACGGAAGGAAAGATCTTCGAAATCCTTGCGCCCCAATTGGAACCAGCACCTACTGACCCCCTTCACCAGATCCGGCAAATACCTGGGACCAAAAAGTAA
- a CDS encoding Putative Holliday junction resolvase YqgF — MARSFGEKEYMNERPSRIVALDVGDERIGVAVSDESRLIASPLTIIERKAGKAAEKILHLVKELGATTLVVGLPKNMDGSEGSQARKTREFAKQLAEGLSDLQIEFWDERLTTVTAHRILQETSSRKRRRMPVDAVSACVLLQSYLDALRRKHSD; from the coding sequence ATGGCGAGGTCGTTTGGCGAGAAAGAATACATGAACGAACGACCCAGCAGAATTGTCGCGCTTGACGTTGGAGACGAGCGAATCGGGGTGGCAGTGAGCGATGAGAGCCGTTTGATTGCGTCTCCGTTGACGATCATCGAACGCAAAGCCGGAAAAGCCGCGGAAAAGATTTTACATCTGGTGAAGGAGCTGGGTGCCACAACGCTTGTAGTCGGTTTGCCCAAAAATATGGACGGGTCGGAGGGATCCCAAGCTCGAAAAACTCGTGAATTTGCCAAGCAGCTGGCTGAGGGACTGAGCGACCTCCAAATAGAATTCTGGGACGAACGATTGACGACTGTTACGGCCCACAGAATTTTACAGGAAACAAGTTCTCGCAAACGCCGACGCATGCCTGTGGACGCCGTGAGTGCGTGCGTACTTTTGCAAAGCTACTTGGACGCTTTGCGGAGGAAGCACAGTGACTGA
- a CDS encoding Potassium channel protein has protein sequence MTELLHDVFRYVRRNYFILLSVAVVGIGTLGYRLIEGVSWLDAFYTTCITVSTVGFREVQELSAVGKLFTVALIVAGLSTVVVAVGQIGQDMIALTARRYKERMEKQVEALSGHYILCGYGRMGRVIARHLQSERVPFVVVDHTPELVEAIREEKLLAIEGDATSDETLERAGVRRAKGLVTVLSKDAENVFVVLTASQLNPSLYILARANNDDAIPKLIRAGANAVINPYESAGARIAQTLLRPAVTDFMQVVTSREGLDILVEQIEIQPESQLAGRTLRESNLRQVANAMVVAIRKGRSGEMLFNPESSALMEAGDTLIAIASKQALDRLAEMARSSYSS, from the coding sequence GTGACTGAGCTTCTCCATGATGTTTTCAGGTATGTGCGACGAAATTATTTCATCCTACTCTCCGTCGCTGTGGTAGGAATTGGGACTCTTGGCTATCGTCTGATCGAAGGTGTATCGTGGCTCGACGCTTTTTATACGACTTGTATCACTGTTTCCACGGTGGGTTTCCGCGAGGTTCAGGAGCTTTCCGCCGTTGGAAAATTGTTTACAGTTGCCCTGATTGTAGCGGGATTAAGTACAGTGGTGGTGGCAGTTGGGCAAATCGGACAAGACATGATTGCCCTGACAGCGCGCCGCTATAAAGAGCGTATGGAAAAGCAAGTCGAAGCCTTAAGTGGACATTACATTCTCTGTGGCTATGGGCGGATGGGGCGGGTTATTGCTCGTCATCTGCAGAGCGAAAGAGTTCCCTTTGTGGTGGTTGATCATACGCCCGAGCTGGTCGAAGCAATTCGCGAAGAAAAACTTTTGGCCATTGAAGGGGACGCGACTAGCGACGAAACGCTCGAACGCGCAGGAGTGCGACGAGCCAAGGGGCTGGTCACAGTTCTTTCAAAGGATGCGGAAAACGTTTTTGTGGTCCTCACTGCGTCACAACTCAATCCCTCTCTGTATATCTTGGCGCGTGCCAACAACGACGACGCTATTCCCAAACTCATCCGTGCGGGTGCGAATGCAGTAATCAATCCATATGAGAGTGCAGGCGCACGCATCGCACAAACACTGCTGCGACCTGCGGTTACGGACTTCATGCAAGTGGTCACGAGCCGAGAAGGCTTGGATATTCTCGTGGAGCAAATTGAGATCCAACCTGAATCCCAGCTCGCCGGACGTACTTTACGCGAGAGCAATCTGCGGCAAGTTGCGAACGCCATGGTGGTAGCAATCCGCAAGGGACGTTCGGGGGAAATGCTATTCAACCCAGAGAGCTCGGCACTCATGGAAGCTGGCGACACCTTGATCGCCATCGCAAGTAAGCAAGCTTTGGATCGTCTGGCTGAGATGGCACGCTCATCGTATTCGTCCTAA
- a CDS encoding Nucleoside ABC transporter, periplasmic nucleoside-binding protein: protein MMIKLRTFVSALMLISMCGIQPYAAENPTTASQPIKKIKVGLVFDVGGLGDKSFNDAAYAGLMKAKKELGIEAEYREPGEGAHREAHLRNFAKGDTDLIIGVGFLFSDEIRGMAQDFPKKKFACVDYTVDEQEIPENLAALTFREEEGSFLVGAIAALKSQTGKIGFVGGVESPLIKKFEAGYTQGAKHVRPDVEVKAVYAGVSDSAFKDPQKGKELATSLYDAGCDIIYHASGSTGLGVFKAAEERKKFAIGVDRDQSDEAAPGIILTSMVKNTDQAVFEIIQECARGQFKGGVHSLGLKEGGVGYVYNEKNKELIGEEIHRKVEEIKAKIISGEIKVSKIPSK from the coding sequence ATGATGATTAAGCTGCGCACCTTCGTGTCCGCACTTATGCTGATTTCCATGTGTGGAATTCAACCCTACGCTGCTGAAAACCCCACTACTGCTTCGCAACCCATCAAGAAGATCAAAGTAGGTCTTGTTTTCGATGTCGGTGGGCTTGGAGATAAATCATTTAACGATGCGGCGTATGCCGGATTGATGAAGGCAAAGAAGGAGCTGGGGATCGAGGCAGAATACCGCGAACCCGGCGAGGGAGCGCATCGTGAAGCTCACCTGCGCAATTTCGCGAAAGGTGACACGGATCTCATTATCGGGGTTGGATTCCTATTTTCCGATGAAATCCGAGGAATGGCGCAGGATTTCCCAAAGAAGAAATTTGCTTGCGTGGACTACACCGTGGACGAGCAGGAAATCCCCGAGAATTTGGCGGCATTGACGTTTCGTGAAGAGGAGGGATCCTTCCTTGTCGGAGCGATTGCTGCACTGAAGTCGCAAACAGGGAAAATTGGTTTCGTGGGGGGTGTTGAGAGCCCGCTGATCAAGAAATTTGAGGCTGGCTATACGCAAGGAGCAAAGCACGTTCGCCCGGATGTTGAGGTGAAGGCGGTCTACGCTGGGGTTTCCGACAGTGCGTTTAAGGACCCACAAAAGGGTAAAGAACTTGCGACCAGCCTCTATGATGCTGGTTGTGACATCATCTATCACGCCTCTGGCTCCACGGGCCTTGGAGTTTTCAAAGCTGCAGAGGAACGCAAGAAGTTTGCAATTGGCGTGGATCGCGACCAGTCCGACGAAGCTGCTCCGGGGATCATTCTCACCAGCATGGTGAAAAATACTGACCAAGCGGTGTTCGAGATTATCCAAGAATGCGCACGTGGTCAATTCAAGGGCGGTGTCCACAGCCTTGGCCTAAAGGAGGGTGGCGTTGGCTACGTGTACAACGAGAAAAACAAGGAACTCATTGGGGAAGAAATCCACCGCAAAGTAGAGGAGATCAAGGCGAAGATCATTTCGGGGGAAATCAAGGTGTCCAAGATTCCCTCAAAGTAA